Proteins encoded together in one Aminipila butyrica window:
- a CDS encoding biotin transporter BioY, with translation MHYTKTTKLILCAVFAAITGICSGIIIPLPFTPVPITLATLAVMLTGSLLGSRYGSLSMIVYLLLGAFGAPVFKGYTGGFGNLVGPTGGYLLGYLLTAFLTGLIIEKLNKKNNLYIHAAAMAIGLSTCYLLGTAWFMFSTNTDLWTALVSCVLPFLLADALKITAGALLTVKLRAALDR, from the coding sequence ATGCATTATACGAAAACAACAAAACTTATTCTCTGTGCGGTCTTTGCCGCCATAACGGGCATTTGCTCGGGCATCATCATCCCCCTGCCCTTCACACCAGTGCCTATTACCCTGGCTACGTTAGCGGTCATGTTGACCGGCTCTCTCCTGGGCAGTCGATACGGCTCCCTCAGCATGATTGTCTACTTGCTGTTAGGCGCTTTTGGCGCTCCAGTATTCAAGGGCTATACGGGCGGGTTCGGCAATCTGGTAGGTCCTACAGGGGGTTATCTGCTGGGTTATCTTTTGACAGCTTTCCTCACAGGCCTTATAATAGAGAAGTTGAATAAGAAAAATAATCTGTACATCCATGCTGCAGCTATGGCTATCGGTCTTTCAACCTGTTATCTGCTGGGCACCGCCTGGTTTATGTTTTCCACCAACACAGACCTATGGACGGCGTTGGTTTCCTGCGTGCTGCCGTTTTTGCTGGCAGATGCACTGAAAATTACCGCAGGTGCACTGCTGACAGTAAAGCTGAGAGCCGCTCTGGACCGCTGA